The sequence ACTGCTCGATGCTGACCTGGCGCTTTTTGAGCGCCAGGCGCATGGAGGCGCGCATTTTGCTCACGTCAAACTCCACCCGCGTGCCGCTGCGTTTGATCACCCACGGCAGGGCGATTTCGGCACGCTCATAGGTGGTGAAGCGCTTCTCACAGCGCCCGCAGCGCCGCCGACGGCGCACCACGCCGCCCTCGTCCGATTCGCGAGTCTCGGCAACCTGGGTGTCGGCGTGGCCGCAAAAAGGGCAGCGCATGCGGGGCGATCAATCCGCGATCAGCGGTAGACCGGGAAACGCGCCGTCAGGGCCGCCACTTGCTCGCGCACGCGGGCGATGTTGGCTTCGTCGTGCGGGTTGTCCAGCACATCGGCGATCAGGTTGGCGGTCAGGCGGGCTTCTTCTTCCTTGAAACCCCGCGTGGTCATGGCCGGCGTGCCCAGACGGATGCCGCTGGTCACCATCGGCTTTTGCGGGTCGTTCGGGATGCCGTTCTTGTTGCAGGTCATGTGCGCGGCGCCCAGGATGGCCTCGGCTTCCTTGCCCGTCAGGTTCTTCGGACGCAGATCCACCAGCATGACGTGGCTCTCGGTGCGGCCCGAAACGATGCGCAGACCGCGCTCGATCAAGGTTTCAGCCAGCACCTTGGCGTTCTTCGCCACTTGTTCTTGGTAAGCCTTGAACTCGGGCGTCAGGGCTTCCTTGAACGCCACAGCTTTGCCAGCAATGACGTGCATCAGCGGGCCGCCTTGGATGCCGGGGAAGATGGCCGAGTTGATCTTCTTGGCCACGGCCTCATCGTTCATGAGGATGATGCCGCCACGCGGGCCGCGCAGGCTCTTGTGGGTGGTGGAGGTCACCACATCGGCGTGAGGCACGGGGTTCGGGTAGACGCCAGCGGCAATCAGACCGGCATAGTGGGCCATGTCCACCATGAAGTAGGCGCCGATTTCCTTGGCGATTTTGGCGAAGCGCTCGAAATCAATGCGCAGGGCAAAGGCCGATGCGCCAGCGATGATCAGCTTGGGCTTGTGCTCACGCGCCAAGGCTTCCATCTGCTCGTAGTTGATGTCTTCAGCCGCGTCCAGGCCGTAGCTGACGACCTTGAACCACTTGCCCGACATGTTCAGCGGCATGCCGTGCGTCAGGTGGCCGCCTTCGGCCAGGCTCAGGCCCATGATGGTGTCGCCCGGTTGCAGCAGGCCGAAGAACACGGCCTGGTTGGCTTGCGAACCGGAGTTGGGCTGCACGTTGGCGAAGTTGGCGCCGAACAGTTGCTTCACGCGGTCGATGGCGAGTTGTTCCACCACGTCCACGTTTTCGCAGCCGCCGTAGTAACGCTTGGCCGGGTAGCCTTCGGCGTACTTGTTGGTGAGCTGGCTGCCTTGGGCGGCCATCACGGCGGGCGAGGTGTAGTTTTCGCTGGCGATCAGCTCGATGTGTTCTTCTTGGCGCAGGTTTTCGGCCTGAACGGCGGCGAAGATTTCGGGGTCGACGTTGGCAAGGGTCGATTGGGAGCGGTCGAACATGGAGAAGCTTCCTTCAGGTCGGGGCGTTGAATTCCGGCGCGCCGACGCCAGCAGCGTCAGCGGCGGTTGCCCAGGCGAACGGCTTTGGCGATGGCGATCAGGCCATCTCGCGCTCCCCGGTGGTGATCCACCTCGTGGTGCCAGCCGCCGTGTGCGGGCCGGCCTGACACCCTATCGCCAGTTGCGCGAACCGTTAGTGTAACGTCAGCGCGCTCGACTCGGCACGCAGCAAGGCCACTTGCGCCGGGCTGGCGTGAGCCACCGGGGACGCCTCAGGCTGGGGCGGCGGGGCCATCACCGGTTGATTCGAGACGGAGGTGGGCACCTTTTGCCCCGAGGCGACGCGTGTCAAAAACTGTTGTTCATTGAGCACGCGAGCGGCGTAGCCGTCATCACTGTCCAGATTGGTGGCGCCGACGTAGTATTTCAGCCCCTCCTCCAAACTACCCCCGGCTTTGGCGATGCACTCGGAGAGCACTTGCACGCCCACACGCAGGTTGGTTACAGGGTCGAAGGCGGTGAGCTTGCCGCCGAAAGCTTGGTATTTGTCGTCGTGGATGCGGGTCATGACCTGCATCAGCCCTTGCGCCCCGACCGAGCTTTGCGCGAACGGGTTGAAACTCGATTCGATGGCCAGATCGAACGCAGCTTGCGCATTGGCGGCCATCATCTCTAATACGGATGAGGCGGCTGGGGGGGCCGCTTTCAGCTCGGCTGTGGCAACAACGACGGCAGAAGGGGGACGGTTGTCCAATTCCTCCACCAACCGTTCGGCCTCACGTTCTTGAAGCCAGCCGTAGAGCTGTTCTTCCAGTTCGTGGCGCCAGTCGGCGTGGTTGAGGACGAACAGTGAACCGGCCACCACGCCCAGCCCTACCAGGGCGAGCATGCTGTGGCTCACGTACCAAAGCCCCCGGGCGATGTCACGCCAAAAGGCGGTTGATACGCGGCGGGTTGTGGCTGCCAGATGCGGCCACCATGACATGTTTCCCATGTCCAGCTCCTTTTCCTGACCACCTGACTGGCCTCTCGGCCAGTGTCCCTGCGAGCGGTGGGCCCGGGGAGGCGGTGGTGATAATCGGCTGCCATCGCTGTGTCACACGGCGCATTGGGCGCGCCGCCATGGCAGTTCAAAGGTTTGGGCTCCCTGTCACGAGCACT is a genomic window of Vitreoscilla filiformis containing:
- the glyA gene encoding serine hydroxymethyltransferase, producing the protein MFDRSQSTLANVDPEIFAAVQAENLRQEEHIELIASENYTSPAVMAAQGSQLTNKYAEGYPAKRYYGGCENVDVVEQLAIDRVKQLFGANFANVQPNSGSQANQAVFFGLLQPGDTIMGLSLAEGGHLTHGMPLNMSGKWFKVVSYGLDAAEDINYEQMEALAREHKPKLIIAGASAFALRIDFERFAKIAKEIGAYFMVDMAHYAGLIAAGVYPNPVPHADVVTSTTHKSLRGPRGGIILMNDEAVAKKINSAIFPGIQGGPLMHVIAGKAVAFKEALTPEFKAYQEQVAKNAKVLAETLIERGLRIVSGRTESHVMLVDLRPKNLTGKEAEAILGAAHMTCNKNGIPNDPQKPMVTSGIRLGTPAMTTRGFKEEEARLTANLIADVLDNPHDEANIARVREQVAALTARFPVYR
- the nrdR gene encoding transcriptional regulator NrdR, whose amino-acid sequence is MRCPFCGHADTQVAETRESDEGGVVRRRRRCGRCEKRFTTYERAEIALPWVIKRSGTRVEFDVSKMRASMRLALKKRQVSIEQLEAAIERIQEKLLACGEREVPTTRIGELVLAELRHIDKVAYVRFASVYRSFEDVDEFSRLIGDI
- a CDS encoding lytic transglycosylase domain-containing protein: MLALVGLGVVAGSLFVLNHADWRHELEEQLYGWLQEREAERLVEELDNRPPSAVVVATAELKAAPPAASSVLEMMAANAQAAFDLAIESSFNPFAQSSVGAQGLMQVMTRIHDDKYQAFGGKLTAFDPVTNLRVGVQVLSECIAKAGGSLEEGLKYYVGATNLDSDDGYAARVLNEQQFLTRVASGQKVPTSVSNQPVMAPPPQPEASPVAHASPAQVALLRAESSALTLH